In Passer domesticus isolate bPasDom1 chromosome 7, bPasDom1.hap1, whole genome shotgun sequence, one genomic interval encodes:
- the PDE4DIP gene encoding myomegalin isoform X9 yields the protein MEAGRTRRRGSRSGRSRPVPQSRLPGARWAVSAAPAGTRRPGPVLPVSPVAGPVPPVRGPVPAGPVRRSPAGQDASPGAEHLNDLKKENFSLKLRIYFLEERVQQKGEDSRDDVYRRNIELKVEVESLKRELQEKQQALDNTWVAAESQTSRSQAALRQHYEEQQRESEHVYELLENKIQLLQEEARLARSEAERATALARAEAERCRELTGKLKEAARTKEEDRSENGCGSMAQRRIEELTQELAASNQLVEMLSAEKRDLQQCLEGSPVMEGQDLQDDRQQAAPGSAAAGEHVADVRAAELQGKLQHFEAANKLLQEKLNELNFELKSVQETSQRQDRTIQSLNEVLKSKESKTEELYHIIEGQNETMAKLRDMLHRNHLGQLQVSESPLSPQEQQMSPLDLQNALFCTKLEVQKLKRAQRHKEHQLAEAKRATQLLETTVHEEEQQKEATWKHNQELRAVVQQLQAELQDKAQQLQTLEWEKSRELQAQEQRVQRLTQQLAHKEQLLQESRELLQCQQSLEKSPAAMNAMLEKLQQRVSDRDAALERAVDEKFCALEKKEQELQQLRVSMRERGSDLERLRSVLCSNEATIHSLESLLKAKTLELEQVSATCQNLRWLKEEIEAKSGSRQKEQEGIIQQLQTCLHDRNKEVEELTATLLCKLGPGQSEVAEELCLRLQHKEKMLQDLLSDRNRQAMEHDAEIRELLQALSTKEQQSRVAAEKMAQALAERSRELQLLRQHVLGKDPVGTQSAGARPLKQDKQPIQEILRRAYGATVIAGSPQEDSSCRTEGVTMSAAELEKDLVSAKEELELMAKKERESRRELTALQSVVATQEEELQVQASDIESLTRTIQMKEDLIKDLQMQLVDPEEIPAMERLTQEVLVLREKVAVAESQGQEATGNRRQQQLLLMLEGLVAERNRLNEALQAERQLYGSLVKFHTHPDSAARDHALQAELEGVHELRGQLEEALGRSLECLSRLETQGAIGGQAAGTHSGASTNFTDSMKEEAARGLAAQQSKPRARKENGGTERSTAATGREQELRAEEELRELKAQLEEAGFSSVSHIRKAMLSLCLENAELKERMGEATSLLESAEQEEPGLGSPVAPEPRRLQRKSRGSLGDRPAGGSGDGPGLPAERGAVPTKRPALEARAQDDMPKRPCPGSPGGGDGSHVESSVPGGGWPGLGAELHSQVAQGQRQCQELQDKLAASEATVRAQAEQLQKYHVLLREPQTQQLSKQVQVDFQDLGYETCGRSETEADRDETTSPECEEPDVFSETSLGEELGSPYQPGMSRVGKTAQKTMALEDVEALHQHIQDLKAQLLNANKVIQSLQRRARSISVTSGYTSGTERPLPAPKALASPAHSLTDEDEGWQSDGHGTLCPPALRAHRDLQSLVHRVALLEAQLPAAKHGATLPKELQSATWPGKYNSLIQAQARELSHLRQMLREGRGVSRSLAQHLRDALRSFEDLLRGTDIDYYLGQGFREQLAQGRHLAERLSDKLGTRDRQDGEDKTSHELLAQRLSRELQEKEKVIESLEVKLQERSESPGSSCPPSESSHSASSSSFSSEGLEPCSDGDAASEYSQCHEEPVQHAGLHFDSLSKHISAPLPALAPRLSSFLPAGVPPPAAPPLLGCCGNSVCSLAEAQQELQVLRRQLGESVTLPMAPAKPTVPLGPFGEGSKAPAPFCRHGALQGPAELPGATDTRGLWDVPPPGQLLYGGALPAGYPCGQKLTGADLLEEHLVEIRNLRQRLEESICTNDRLREQLERRLASTGKGSGLPSEVYAQTPELGLQLSRENQALHEENRTLRLQRDHLSQELARVQETLVAACSRAREAEAELGQRRGKQRRLAEELSECQESIRQLRDERHSLQEDNNRLQHSVTLLQQQSEEQRLLLQTLRAELHVYESLPGPSAETRAGCFPSPPVRDVGTNSAAPLLSPLPSGTSVLRRMDDMLLRKSEGLTGAHVVGRLDTYRALEQHIVEGKALARELMCLTHPALGLPNCPLSGKEVKGGQDGAGSSWGPDPQCTVHYVAPEPRPNPERCRGSWRQGASSPGNAAGTALLRRAEHGRSPGAAGWGSPSSTCSRTLLPQARGWTGTGQGHLWGSASTLHGILEECVSLLTAFWSTVLPVSPAQHQGKEQALQGEIAALRARLSEREDALQSTARRLRSTAQLKDSMEQFIVSQLTRTHNVLRKARTNLEVKAQQALPVA from the exons AACATTGAGCTGAAGGTGGAGGTGGAGAGCCTGAagcgggagctgcaggagaagcaACAAGCCCTGGACAACACATG GGTGGCTGCGGAGAGCCAGACGAGCCGCAGCCAGGCTGCGCTCCGGCAGCACTATGAGGAGCAGCAGCGGGAGTCGGAGCACGTCTATGAGCTCCTGGAGAACAAgatccagctcctgcaggag GAGGCCAGGCTGGCACGGAGTGAGGCCGAGCGGGCCACGGCTCTGGCCAGAGCTGAGGCGGAGAGATGCCGGGAGCTGACAGGGAAGCTGAAGGAAGCAGCGAGgacaaaggaggaagacaggagTGAAAATGGCTGTGGCTCCATGGCCCAGAG GAGGATTGAAGAGCTGACCCAAGAGCTGGCTGCCAGCAACCAGCTCGTGGAAATGCTGTCAGCAGAGAAGCGTGacctgcagcagtgcctggagggGTCTCCGGTCATGGAGGGGCAG GATTTGCAGGATGACCggcagcaggcagctccaggcagtgctgcagcaggggagcACGTGGCCGATGTGcgtgcagcagagctgcagggcaaaCTCCAGCACTTTGAAGCTGCCAACAAG TTGCTACAGGAAAAGCTGAATGaattgaattttgaattaaaatcTGTTCAAGAAACATCCCAAAGGCAAGATCGTACGATTCAGAGTCTGAACGAGGTCCTGAAGAGCAAAGAGAGTAAG ACAGAGGAGCTGTACCACATCATTGAAGGGCAGAATGAGACCATGGCCAAGCTGCGGGACATGTTACACAGAAACCATCTGGGACAGCTGCAG GTGTCAGAGAGCCCACTGTcaccccaggagcagcaaatgTCACCGCTCGATCTTCAGAACGCACTTTTCTGCACCAAACTGGAGGTGCAGAAACTGAAGAGAGCTCAGCGCCACAAAGAGCATCAGCTGGCTGAAGCCAAGAGAGCAACCCAGCTCCTGGAGACCACGGTCCAtgaggaagagcagcagaaagaggCAACCTGGAAACACAATCAG GAGCTGCGTGCTGTGgtacagcagctgcaggcagagcttcaGGACAaggctcagcagctgcagacTTTGGAGTGGGAGAAGAGCCGTGAGCTGCaggcccaggagcagagagTTCAGCGTTTGACTCAGCAGCTGGCTCACAAGGAGCAGCTTCTGCAG GAGTCCAGGGAGCTTCTGCAATGCCAGCAAAGCCTGGAAAAGAGCCCTGCAGCCATGAATGCCATGTTGGAGAAACTGCAGCAGCGTGTCAGTGACAGGGATGCTGCTCTGGAG cGAGCAGTAGATGAGAAGTTCTgtgccctggagaagaaggagcaggagctgcagcagctgcgtgTGTCCATGCGGGAGCGCGGCAGCGACCTGGAGAGGCTGCGTAGTGTCCTCTGCAGCAACGAGGCCACCATCCAC AGTCTGGAGAGCCTCCTGAAAGCCAAAACCCTGGAACTGGAGCAGGTCTCAGCAACCTGCCAAAACCTCCGCTGGCTCAAAGAGGAGATTGAGGCCAAAtctggcagcaggcagaaggagcaggaggggatCATCCAACAGCTGCAGACCTGCCTGCATGACAGGAACAAGGAAGTGGAG GAGCTTACAGCAACTCTGCTGTGCAAGCTGGGCCCCGGGCAGAGTGAGgtggcagaggagctgtgcctgcGGCTCCAGCACAAGGAGAAGATGCTGCAGGATCTCCTCAGTGACCGGAACCGTCAAGCCATGGAGCACGATGCTGAAATtcgggagctgctgcaggctctgagcaccaaggagcagcagagcaga GTGGCTGCAGAGAAGATGGCACAGGCTTTGGCTGAAAGGAGCCGTGAGCTACAACTGCTGCGCCAGCACGTGTTGGGGAAGGACCCTGTTGGGACCCAGTCAGCTGGTGCCAGGCCATTGAAGCAGGACAAACAACCCATACAA GAGATACTGCGAAGAGCTTATGGAGCTACAGTCATTGCTGGATCCCCACAGGAagacagcagctgcaggacagaGGGAG TTACAATGTCAGCAGCAGAACTGGAGAAGGATCTTGTCAGTGccaaagaggagctggagctaaTGGCaaagaaggaaagggaaagcagG CGGGAGCTCACTGCTCTCCAGTCTGTCGTGGCCACacaggaggaggagctgcaggtgcaAGCCTCAGATATTGAGTCCCTGACCAGAACCATCCAGATGAAAGAGGACCTCATCAAG GATCTGCAGATGCAGCTGGTGGATCCTGAAGAAATTCCAGCCATGGAAAGGCTGACACAAGAAGTGCTGGTGCTTCGGGAGAAAGTGGCCGTAGCAGAGTCCCAAGGACAGGAGGCTACTGGAAACAGAAGGCAACAG CAGTTGTTACTGATGCTGGAAGGACTGGTGGCTGAGAGGAATCGGTTAAATGAGGCTCTCCAGGCAGAGAGGCAGCTCTATGGCAGCCTGGTGAAGTTCCACACACACCCAGACAG CGCTGCGAGAGACCACGCCCTGCAGGCGGAGCTGGAAGGGGTCCACGAGCTCCGGGGACAGCTGGAAGAAGCTCTTGGAAGAAGCTTGGAGTGTTTGAGCAGGCTGGAGACACAGGGCGCCATAGGAG GTCAGGCCGCAGGTACACACAGCGGTGCCAGCACCAACTTCACCGACAGCATGAAGGAGGAGGCAGCCCGTGGCTTGGCAGCCCAGCAG AGCAAACCCCGGGCCCGCAAGGAAAATGGGGGCACCGAAAGGAGCACAGCAGCCACCGGGCGCGAACAGGAGCTGCgggctgaggaggagctgcGGGAGCTGAAGGCGCAGCTGGAGGAAGCCGGCTTCTCCTCGGTCTCCCACATCAG GAAGGCGATGCTGAGCCTGTGCCTGGAGAACGCGGAGCTGAAAGAGCGGATGGGTGAAGCCACGTCGCTGCTGGAGAGCGCGGAGCaggaggagccggggctgggcagccctgtggcccctgagccccgcaggcTGCAGCGGAAGAGCCGCGGCTCCCTCGGGGACCGCCcggccgggggcagcggggaTGGCCCAGGGCTCCCGGCAGAGAGGGGAGCTGTGCCCACCAAACGCCCAGCGCTGGAGGCTCGAGCCCAGGACGACATGCCCAAGAGACcgtgccctggcagccccggTGGAGGGGACGGGAGCCAT GTGGAGAGCTCGGTTCCCGGCGggggctggccagggctgggcgcagagctgcactcccaggtggcacagggccaaaggcagtgccaggagctgcaggacaaGCTCGCTGCCTCGGAGGCCACAGTGCGGGCAcaggctgagcagctgcagaaatACCACGTCCTGCTCC GTGAACCTCAGACACAGCAGCTCAGCAAGCAAGTGCAGGTGGACTTCCAGGACCTGGGCTATGAGACCTGTGGGCGCAGTGAGACCGAGGCTGACCGTGATGAGACCACCAGCCCTG agtGCGAGGAGCCAGATGTGTTCAGTGAGACCAGCCTGGGTGAGGAGCTGGGGTCCCCATACCAGCCAGGGATGTCCAGAGTGGGCAAAACTGCCCAGAAAACCATGGCCCTGGAGGACGTGGAGGCCCTGCACCAGCACATCCAGGACctcaaggcccagctgctcaaCGCCAACAAGGTGATCCAGAGCCTGCAGCGCCGTGCCCGCTCCATCTCTGTCACCAGTGGCTACACCTCGGGTACGGAGCGGCCCCTGCCGGCTCCCAAGGCCTTGGCGTCCCCAGCCCACAGCCTGACTGACGAGGACGAGGGCTGGCAGTCGGATGGCCACGGCACGCTGTGCCCCCCTGCCCTGCGGGCACACCGCGACCTGCAGAGCCTGGTGCACCGCGTCGCCCTGCTCGAGGCACAGCTGCCCGCGGCCAAGCATGGAGCCACCTTGCCCAAGGAGCTGCAGTCTGCCACTTGGCCAGG GAAATACAACTCCTTGATCCAGGCACAGGCTCGGGAGCTCTCCCACCTGCGGCAGATGCTGCGGGAGGGCCGCGGGGTGAGCCGCAGCCTGGCCCAGCACCTGCGGGATGCCCTGCGCTCCTTCGAGGACCTCCTTCGGGGCACTGACATCGACTACTACCTGGGCCAGGGCTTTCGGgagcagctggcccagggcaggcacCTGGCTGAGAGGCTCAGCGACAAGCTGGGCACCA GAGATCGACAAGATGGGGAGGACAAAACCAGTCATGAACTCCTGGCACAGAG GCTCAGCCGGGAGCtccaggagaaggagaaggtgaTTGAGAGCCTGGAGGTGAAGCTGCAAGAGCGCTCTGAGTCCCcgggcagcagctgcccaccCTCGGAGTCATCCCACTCTGCCAGCAGTTCATCCTTCAGCTccgaggggctggagccctgctctgatggggatgcGGCCAGCGAGTACAGCCAGTGCCACGAGGAGCCTGTCCAACATGCAG GCCTTCACTTTGACTCCTTGTCCAAACACATTAGTGcccccctgcctgccctggcccccaggctgtcctccttcctccctgccgGGGTCCCTCCTCctgcggccccgccgctcctgGGCTGCTGCGGGAATTCTGTCTGCTCCCTGgctgaggcacagcaggagctgcaggtgctccGGAGGCAACTGGGAGAAA gtgtgacaCTGCCCAtggcaccagcaaagcccacagTCCCACTGGGCCCCTTTGGAGAGGGCAGCAAAGCCCCAGCACCGTTCTGCCGACacggagccctgcagggcccagctgagctccctggggcCACCGACACCCGCGGCCTCTGGGACGTGCCCCCGCCCGGCCAGCTGCTCTATGGGGGGGCCCTGCCAGCGGGGTACCCCTGTGGCCAGAAGCTGACAG GGGCTGACTTGCTGGAGGAACACCTGGTGGAGATCCGCAACCTGCGCCAGCGCCTGGAGGAGTCCATCTGCACCAACGACCGGCTCCGGGAGCAGCTGGAGCGCCGCCTGGCCTCCACCGGCAAGGGCAGCG GATTACCCAGTGAAGTCTATGCCCAGACAccggagctggggctgcagctgagcagggagaACCAGGCTCTGCACGAGGAAAACCGGACCCTGCGGCTCCAACGTGACCACCTCTcccaag AGCTGGCACGGGTGCAGGAGACTCTCGTGGCTGCCTGCTCCCGGGCACGGGAAGCTgaagcagagctgggccagAGGCGTGGGAAGCAGCGGAGGCTGGCAGAGGAGCTCTCCGAGTGCCAAGAGAGCATCCGGCAGCTCCGGGATGAGCGGCACTCTCTGCAGGAGGACAACAACAG gctgcagcactCAGTGacgctcctgcagcagcagagtgagGAGCAGCGCCTGCTCCTGCAGACCCTGCGTGCGGAACTGCACGTCTACGAGAGCCTCCCTGGCCCCTCTGCTGAGACACGAGCAG GCTGCTTCCCATCTCCTCCAGTGCGCGATGTTGGCACTAACTCAGCagctcccctcctctccccactgccctccGGCACGTCGGTGCTCCGACGGATGGACG ACATGCTCCTGAGGAAGAGCGAGGGATTGACGGGGGCTCACGTCGTCGGCCGCCTGGACACGTACcgagccctggagcagcacatCGTGGAGGGAAAGGCCTTGGCCCGGGAGCTGATGTGTCTCACACACCCAGCACTCGGGCTGCCCAACTGCCCGCTCTCGGGAAAGGAGGTAAAGGGCGGGCAGGacggggcaggcagcagctgggggccaGATCCTCAGTGCACCGTGCATTACGTGGCACCCGAGCCCAGACCCAACCCCGAGcgctgcaggggcagctggaggcagggagcctccagcccagggaatgctgctggcactgccctgctgcgCCGGGCTGAGCACGGCCGCTCCCCGGGTGCGGCGGGATGggggagccccagcagcacctgctccCGCACCCTTCTCCCGCAGGCCCGGGGCTGGACAGGCACGGGGCAGGGCCATCTGTGGGGCAGCGCCAGCACCCTGCACGGCATCCTGGAGGAGTGCGTGTCTCTCCTCACCGCCTTCTGGAGCACCGTGCTGCCCgtgagccctgcccagcaccagggcaag GAGCAGGCGCTCCAGGGCGAGATCGCGGCGCTGCGGGCCCGTCTCTCCGAGAGGGAggatgctctgcagagcacggcCAGGCGGCTGCGCAGCACAGCGCAGCTCAAGGACAGCATGGAACAGTTCATCGTCAGCCAGC TGACCAGGACCCACAATGTGCTGCGCAAGGCCAGGACAAACCTGGAG GTGAAGGCCCAGCAGGCCCTGCCTGTTGCATGA